From the Candidatus Liberibacter asiaticus genome, the window AGACCTTACAGTAAACAAAGATCGCTTACAGGAAGCTGCTACTAAAAGTCATTCTACTGCTACAGATCTCGCAGACTGGTTAGTAAGCCATGCTGGATTACCTTTTCGAGAAGCCCATTATATAACAGGATGCACTGTCTCATTAGCAGAAAAGAATCAATGTGAACTTGCAAAATTACCCTTGGCAATGCTACAACAAATCAGCCCTGTTATTACATCTGCTGTTTATGATATTCTCAAGGTTGAGTCATCAATATCAAGTCGCAAAAGCTTTGGAGGAACTTGCGCCGCGGAAGTCTTGAAACAAGTTACTTATTGGAGAAATCGAATCCAGAATATACCTAAAAAAATATGAAATATTAAATACATGTACTACGAATTATCCATGGATGGCCATAATGCACCTGACCTTACTACGATTAAGTATTTTCTTGACTTATGTTGTTTTGAGCACTACGTACAGTAGTTGCGGACGTAAAAGTGATCCTACACATCCTAAATCAAGTAATTATTCTTTCAAGACTATGCAACCATGAGTGCTTTTAAATACTTTGAGGGATCATTGCATGCAGAGAATGTTTCACTTGAAAAACTTGCTCATGTTGTCCAAACACCTTTCTATTGCTATTCTACAACTGCTATAGAAAAGAACTACCTTACATTCTCTAATGCTTTTGACGGCATGGATACAATGGTTTGTTATGCCTTGAAAGCAAACTCTAATCAAGCCGTAATTAAAACTCTCGCGCACTTAGGATCCGGATTAGATATAGTTTCTGAAGGTGAGTTACGTCGCGCTTTGGCTGCTCCAGTTCCAGCAGAAAGAATCGTTTTTTCAGGAGTTGGAAAAACAATTGACGAAATAGATCTAGCTCTTCAGTCAGGGATATATTGCTTCAATGTTGAATCGGAATCTGAATTAAAAACTTTGAATCAACGTGCTGTATCGTTAGGGAAAAAAGCCCCTATTGCTTTTCGTGTTAATCCCGATATAAATGCGAATACTCATAAAAAAATATCCACAGGGAAAAAAGAAGATAAATTTGGCATTCCTATTCATCAAATACACTCCCTTTATGCTTACGCGAGTACTCTCCCAGGCGTAAAAATATCAGGGGTTGATATGCATATAGGCAGTCAAATAGATCAGATTGAATCTTTTCACAAAGCATTTAAATTATTGCGTGATCTCACACAACAACTCCGATCTAATGGACATAATATCCAACATATAGATGTTGGAGGTGGCTTGGGAATTGCTTACCATAGTGATCACCGTCCTCCTTCTTCTTCTGATTATGCATCTCTGATCCATCAATATTTCGGGAACTTACAATGTAAAATTATCCTAGAACCTGGAAGATTCTTAGTTGCTGATGTAGGGATATTGGTCACTAAAGTAATCAGTATAAAAAAGAGTGCCGATAAAACTTTTGTCATCTTAGATGTCGCCATGAATGATTTTATGCGCCCTACTCTTTATGATGCTTACCATGAGATAAACTATATCGTTAATCCAGCAGGAGATCGCTTGCATATCCATGCAGACATAGTAGGACCCATATGCGAAACAGGTGATTTTATAGCTCTCAATCGTAAAATTGCTTTACCTAGACCAGGAGATCTCTTGTACATTGAAAAAACTGGCGCTTATGGAGCCGTTCAATCTGGAACATATAATTCGAGACTATTAATTCCTGAAATCATGGTCAACGGTTCTCAGTTTCATATCATACGCCCTCGTATGACATTTCAAGAGTTGATAGAACTAGATTCTATTCCAGCATGGCTACAAAAGACCCCAAAGCAATCATCTGAGAATTATTAATCTTATCTCCAAAATTCAAAAAATATTTCGGTATTCGTGAAAACACTTACCGTTTCAAGTAAGAGGATTCGAGCTTATTATAAAGAGATAGAATGATCAGAAACCATTCATTTTTATCTCTTACACTAATAGTTTTTTTCACGTTGCGCGGGCATGCTTGCACATCAAAATTACATATATCAAGTATTACTAAAATACGTGAAATATGTTCAAACTAGTTTTATGATCCAAATCAAATAAAAGATTTCACTAGATTTTCCACTAAAAGACTCCAACCGTCAATTAAAACAAAGAAAATAACTTTAAATGGCAACGATATCGACGTTGGGGGTAACATCATCATTCCCATAGCCATAACAATGGTAGCTACAATCATATCAATAATCAAAAATGGCAAAATAATAAGGAAACCAATTTCAAAACTGCGTCGAAGCTCCGAAATCATAAAAGACGGTATCAAAATTCTATATTCGATATGATCATTTTTCGTGATATCTGTATTTCTATGAGAACTATGAGCCATATCCATAAAAAGGGACAAATCTTTTTCCCTAGTATTATTTCTCATAAATACCCAAAATGGTTCAGCAACACGTTGAATGGCTGTCGTTTCAGTGATTTGATTGTTCATTAAAGGCTGTATTCCCATTTCTATTGAACGATCTAAAGTTGGAGACATCACATAGAAAGTCATAAATAGTGCAAGGCTGATTATAACAAGGTTAGGAGGAACAGATCCCATTCCCATTCCCGTTCGCAGTATTGAAAAAACGATGATAAACCTTGGAAAACAAGTAACCATAATGAGAAGAATCGGAGCGATTGACAAAATAGTAAAAATCCCAAAGGTTCTCACGATCCAAGTAGAAATAGACAAATCAGCAGGGATATTCATAACATCATGTAGAGACGATTTCGCAAAAACTAATTCTGGTGTCACTAAAAACAATGCAAAAAAACAGTATCTAATCATGCGATTATAAATGTCCTGAATATAACACTTGATACAAAACCCTGTGAACGTAGTTTCACACGCTCTTCAATATCCTCCTTGAAATATCGAAAACCTTGAGCACCCGTTATTTGCTTGATAGACACAGTGCGTATATACGCCATGATATCTTGATGAAGAGTTTCTAGAAAAACCTTGTCTGGTATGTCTTTACAAATCAATGCGATATCTAATCTTAACCAATCTTTAGGCGATGAATCAAAATTTGTTATAATGGGTTGAAGAGAAAATATTTGCAACTTTTTTAGAGAAATCGTGTCACCTGTATGGACAGAACGTACACTATTATCATAAAAATTGTTCAGTATAAATTTTTGATATTTTTCCTCTTTCTGCCCAGCAAAAAGGAAAAGCATTACAATCCCACCTAGCCAGCCACAAAATATTCCAATGAATGTGTACACTACAAACCATGTAACAAAAAGCTTATGTTGATTACCACGAATATATTGCGAGGTTGTATCATCGTATGACATATATTTAAGACCTTAATCTTAGAGTGGGGAAAGATTCTCAATTAACTGATGTCCGATAGGAGGTCGTAATAATTCTGTTGTACGTCCTTTTCCACCATAAGAAATTCTTGCTTCGGCAATCTTATCGTAAGAAACACTATTATGTGCATCAACATCCTGAGGTCGTACGATTCCAGTCACATTGAGACTGCGAATTTCATCATTGACACGTACTTCTTGCGAACCGCTAATGATAAGATTCCCATTTTCTAATATTGCTGTAACAATAGCCGCTATCAAAAGATTTAATTTCTCCGCTCTGCTGATAGATCCTTTGCCTGAAGAAGCACCTCCACCATCGTAATTGAGATTACCATTCATTTGAGGTGTTTGTTGTCCAAAAAGGGAAAACCCTCCCGATAACTTTCTATGCAAAGAATTATTACGGCTACGCCCTGTTTGATTATCAAAAACGGCTTGATCATCGATCCGGATATCCACCGTTAAAATATCACCTACATTGAGAGCACGAGAATCTTTAAAAAGAGCAGCATGAGAATCTCTCCATAAAGAATAACTTTTCTTCGTTGAATCGGAATTTTTAAAATCAATGCCGAGAAAAGGCATACGATTATTTTCATCTAAAGATGAACCCATGGGACTCATCTGTGGAATACCAGTAATTTCAGAAATACTGCTATGACAACCAAATAGTAACGACGAATAGCATAAAACAATGAACGAATAGCGATACATCACGAAGATCTTTTTAATTTCTTAAATTTAAGCATATTAGCCACAACATTGGTAATCATGGTCGCTGACTTGGGATTCATTTTAGACATAATTAAGCTGGACTGACGTGGAGAAAGTCGCATGAGGATATGAGAAGATATATCCGGATCTATTTGCTCTAACTGAAGAGCAGCAGAATCCGAATCCATCTTTTTATAAATATCTAAAATATTTTTGTTATATGACATAATAAAACTATCATATTTCTGAAACCATAAGTTGTATTCTTTTTTATGGTTTTCTAATAATATTACGCGCTGTTCTATATCTTTCTGTAGATCTTCTAATACTTTTTTTTGCGACAAATAGTCACGTTCTCGTACTGAATCAATAACATTAGTACAATATTGCTGAATTTCTCTGTCTACAAGAGTAGGATCCCCATAACTCTGATTAGCAAAACCTTGTAAGAAGAAAAATAGTAAAAATAAGAGTTGTGATAACATATCTCGCTTTTTATAATAATAAATAATCGGCAGAAGTATCATTGAATTATAATCTCTGATTGAAGGGCGCCCGCTGCTTTAATGCCTTGAAGAATAGAAATAATCCCATCTGTCTTCAATCCTATGCTATTCATCCCCGATATAAGACTATTGAGATCAGGAGCATCGATCAAAGAAAAAGATCCTTTATTATCAGATACTTTAAGATCTGTATTATTTTGAGTTACAGTGCTTCCATTGGAAGAAAAAGCATTTGGTTGAACAACTTGTTCATTTTCAGTAATCTGTACCGTTAAATTTCCATAACTCACAACAACTTTAGAAATTCTGACATTGTCCCCGATTACAATCGTACCGGTTCGTTCATTTATAATAACTCTAGCAGGCGTATCGGTCTCTACCGTCAGCATTTCAACTTCAGACATTAATCTAGTTAAATCAATATTCGTAGGCTTAGAAACTTTCACCGTTCGTGAATCATACGCTTCTGCAATGGGTCTACTAAAACGATTTAACGAGTAAGAATTAATTTGATCAGCAATCCGTATAGCAGTAGAAAAATCTGGATTACGTAATTGCAGAATAAGATCCGCAGAATCCTTAAACTTTTTGGGTAATTCTCTCTCAACAATTGCGCCATTAACAATTTTTCCACCCGTAGATATACCTTCCATAAAGGAAGAAGATTGTCCTTTAACAAACAATCCTGAAACAACTACCGATCCTTGCGCCACTGCGTAAATATTACCATCAGCTCCTAAAAGAGATGTCATCACTAATATTCCACCACGTAAAGAAGAAGCATCCCCTAACGAATTAATTGATACATCAATACGGCTACCAGGACTAGCAAAAGGAGGTAAATTGGCTGTCACCATAACCGCAGCCACATTTTTGGATCCTAACCTACCCCCTGGAGTCGATATACCAAGATTTTGTAATAAAGAACGCATCGATTGTTCTGTAAAAGGTGATGAACGCAAACTATCACCTGTTCCTTGAAGCCCCACAACGAGACCATACCCTATCAGCTGATTATCCCTACCTGATTGTAGGGAAACAACATCTTTTATACGAGATACAACCTGTGCTGATATCTCATGCAACCCAATAAGAGAAAAAATCAAAAAAGCTATACGAAAAATCATTTTACTACAACACGAACTGTGCCGGTATCTACCACACTTCCAGAAACCATGACCCCAGTATCAATATTTTTGACAGCAATAACATCTCCAATACTTGCATCAGAAAGCGCAATACCAGCGGTAGATATTGTCATATTTCCTTGGGTGAGAATGATTCGAACTTTAGCACCACGAGAGATGACATAAGGACGGTGCAATACTGACAGAGGTATGACATGATCTGGTAGTAAAACACGTCGCGTGACAAGTCCCACAACATCTTTGATGGAATGTGCGTAATTTCCTCGAATATTCGAATTTGTAACTTGCATCTCTTTGAGTCGAGATTCATTTAATACTTCTCCCGCATTAATAACGACAGAAGGAACAACAGCATGACCTATTACACTAGCAAATAAACTATCCAAAGAAAGCACATAGAGAGAAAAAAAGAGTAAGAATCTCACACAATCCATGTCTAATCTCCAACTGGTTATCTCATCTTAGTAAT encodes:
- the lysA gene encoding diaminopimelate decarboxylase, producing MSAFKYFEGSLHAENVSLEKLAHVVQTPFYCYSTTAIEKNYLTFSNAFDGMDTMVCYALKANSNQAVIKTLAHLGSGLDIVSEGELRRALAAPVPAERIVFSGVGKTIDEIDLALQSGIYCFNVESESELKTLNQRAVSLGKKAPIAFRVNPDINANTHKKISTGKKEDKFGIPIHQIHSLYAYASTLPGVKISGVDMHIGSQIDQIESFHKAFKLLRDLTQQLRSNGHNIQHIDVGGGLGIAYHSDHRPPSSSDYASLIHQYFGNLQCKIILEPGRFLVADVGILVTKVISIKKSADKTFVILDVAMNDFMRPTLYDAYHEINYIVNPAGDRLHIHADIVGPICETGDFIALNRKIALPRPGDLLYIEKTGAYGAVQSGTYNSRLLIPEIMVNGSQFHIIRPRMTFQELIELDSIPAWLQKTPKQSSENY
- the fliP gene encoding flagellar type III secretion system pore protein FliP (The bacterial flagellar biogenesis protein FliP forms a type III secretion system (T3SS)-type pore required for flagellar assembly.) codes for the protein MIRYCFFALFLVTPELVFAKSSLHDVMNIPADLSISTWIVRTFGIFTILSIAPILLIMVTCFPRFIIVFSILRTGMGMGSVPPNLVIISLALFMTFYVMSPTLDRSIEMGIQPLMNNQITETTAIQRVAEPFWVFMRNNTREKDLSLFMDMAHSSHRNTDITKNDHIEYRILIPSFMISELRRSFEIGFLIILPFLIIDMIVATIVMAMGMMMLPPTSISLPFKVIFFVLIDGWSLLVENLVKSFI
- a CDS encoding flagellar basal body-associated FliL family protein codes for the protein MSYDDTTSQYIRGNQHKLFVTWFVVYTFIGIFCGWLGGIVMLFLFAGQKEEKYQKFILNNFYDNSVRSVHTGDTISLKKLQIFSLQPIITNFDSSPKDWLRLDIALICKDIPDKVFLETLHQDIMAYIRTVSIKQITGAQGFRYFKEDIEERVKLRSQGFVSSVIFRTFIIA
- the flgH gene encoding flagellar basal body L-ring protein FlgH — encoded protein: MYRYSFIVLCYSSLLFGCHSSISEITGIPQMSPMGSSLDENNRMPFLGIDFKNSDSTKKSYSLWRDSHAALFKDSRALNVGDILTVDIRIDDQAVFDNQTGRSRNNSLHRKLSGGFSLFGQQTPQMNGNLNYDGGGASSGKGSISRAEKLNLLIAAIVTAILENGNLIISGSQEVRVNDEIRSLNVTGIVRPQDVDAHNSVSYDKIAEARISYGGKGRTTELLRPPIGHQLIENLSPL
- a CDS encoding MotE family protein is translated as MILLPIIYYYKKRDMLSQLLFLLFFFLQGFANQSYGDPTLVDREIQQYCTNVIDSVRERDYLSQKKVLEDLQKDIEQRVILLENHKKEYNLWFQKYDSFIMSYNKNILDIYKKMDSDSAALQLEQIDPDISSHILMRLSPRQSSLIMSKMNPKSATMITNVVANMLKFKKLKRSS
- a CDS encoding flagellar basal body P-ring protein FlgI, which gives rise to MIFRIAFLIFSLIGLHEISAQVVSRIKDVVSLQSGRDNQLIGYGLVVGLQGTGDSLRSSPFTEQSMRSLLQNLGISTPGGRLGSKNVAAVMVTANLPPFASPGSRIDVSINSLGDASSLRGGILVMTSLLGADGNIYAVAQGSVVVSGLFVKGQSSSFMEGISTGGKIVNGAIVERELPKKFKDSADLILQLRNPDFSTAIRIADQINSYSLNRFSRPIAEAYDSRTVKVSKPTNIDLTRLMSEVEMLTVETDTPARVIINERTGTIVIGDNVRISKVVVSYGNLTVQITENEQVVQPNAFSSNGSTVTQNNTDLKVSDNKGSFSLIDAPDLNSLISGMNSIGLKTDGIISILQGIKAAGALQSEIIIQ
- the flgA gene encoding flagellar basal body P-ring formation chaperone FlgA; this translates as MDCVRFLLFFSLYVLSLDSLFASVIGHAVVPSVVINAGEVLNESRLKEMQVTNSNIRGNYAHSIKDVVGLVTRRVLLPDHVIPLSVLHRPYVISRGAKVRIILTQGNMTISTAGIALSDASIGDVIAVKNIDTGVMVSGSVVDTGTVRVVVK